A stretch of the Paenibacillus dendritiformis genome encodes the following:
- the argC gene encoding N-acetyl-gamma-glutamyl-phosphate reductase, giving the protein MGKEQAMKVAIVGSTGYGGVELIRLLLNHPYADIASVISASSAGTPIAAGFPHLHEIVTDTLDGVDPELIKSKADVVFTATPSGVSAKLVPQLLQAGLKVIDLSGDFRLKDGAEYMKWYKHDAPPAELLEEAVYGLCEWSGRAERVKGRRLISNPGCYTTAALLGLAPAVQAGWIDPATIIIDAKSGVSGAGRGVSLNVHYAEMNENFKAYKVNQHQHIPEIEQLLGEAVGAPVTVTFTTHLTPMTRGILCTMYSTLTGDYTEQDFIRLYRESYAGRRFVRIRPQGELPATKEVFGSNYCDIGFAVDARTKRVTVISVLDNVVKGAAGQAIQNLNLMMGWEESSGLQLAPVYP; this is encoded by the coding sequence ATGGGGAAGGAACAGGCAATGAAGGTGGCGATTGTCGGATCGACGGGTTATGGCGGCGTGGAACTGATTCGTCTGCTGCTGAATCACCCGTATGCGGACATTGCGTCCGTCATATCGGCTTCGAGCGCGGGGACGCCGATAGCTGCCGGATTTCCGCATCTGCATGAGATCGTGACCGACACGCTCGATGGGGTTGACCCGGAGCTGATCAAGAGCAAGGCCGATGTCGTGTTCACGGCGACGCCATCGGGCGTCAGCGCCAAGCTCGTGCCGCAGCTGCTGCAGGCGGGCCTTAAGGTCATCGATCTGTCCGGGGATTTCCGGTTGAAGGACGGGGCGGAATATATGAAGTGGTATAAGCATGATGCGCCGCCCGCCGAGCTGCTGGAGGAAGCGGTGTACGGCCTGTGCGAATGGAGCGGCCGCGCGGAGCGGGTGAAGGGACGAAGGCTGATCTCCAATCCGGGCTGTTATACGACGGCCGCGCTGCTTGGCCTAGCGCCTGCGGTCCAGGCGGGCTGGATCGATCCGGCGACGATCATTATCGACGCCAAGTCCGGCGTGTCCGGAGCAGGGCGGGGCGTCAGCCTGAATGTTCATTACGCGGAGATGAACGAGAACTTCAAGGCTTACAAGGTCAACCAGCACCAGCATATTCCGGAGATCGAGCAGCTGCTTGGCGAGGCTGTGGGAGCGCCTGTAACCGTGACCTTCACGACCCATCTGACGCCGATGACGCGCGGCATTTTGTGCACGATGTACAGCACGCTAACCGGGGATTATACGGAACAGGACTTCATTCGGCTCTATCGGGAGAGCTACGCGGGGCGGCGCTTCGTCCGCATACGCCCGCAAGGAGAGCTTCCGGCTACGAAGGAAGTGTTCGGCTCGAACTATTGCGATATCGGCTTCGCGGTCGATGCGCGAACGAAGCGGGTGACGGTCATTTCCGTCCTCGACAACGTCGTCAAGGGAGCGGCCGGGCAGGCCATCCAGAATTTGAATCTGATGATGGGCTGGGAGGAGAGCAGCGGACTGCAGCTCGCTCCGGTCTACCCTTAA
- a CDS encoding cation:proton antiporter, whose product MDTLIFEIGLAIALITIVGLVSNKLRFSVIPFYILIGMAVGPHAPHFGVIDLRFIESGVFIDFMGRIGVLFLLFYLGLEFSVSRLLKSGKSIVVGGLCYIGINFVSGLLLGWLMGFPLKETMVICGIMTSSSTAIVAKVLVDLKRTANPETEIIMGMIMFDDLFIAVHISILSGLVLSGDSSFWSVLLTSLSALIFILLFLFIGRRFIPFIDKGLNIKSAELFLLVIISALFLTAGFSETFHVAEAIGALMVGMVLAESSHVKRIEHYILPFRDLFGAIFFFSFGLTIDPTSLFGAVWVALLGVLLTILGNMLSGYIAGRVAGISGRASMNIGFTLVSRGEFSIIMANIGKMGGLLPVVQSFAVLYVLILAVLGPLLTKESERIYGLFGKPRQRQKPKPKQQHKEM is encoded by the coding sequence ATGGATACGTTAATTTTTGAAATCGGACTGGCGATAGCCTTAATTACGATCGTAGGACTCGTGTCGAACAAGCTCCGGTTTTCGGTCATCCCGTTCTATATTTTGATTGGGATGGCCGTCGGACCGCATGCTCCCCATTTCGGAGTCATTGACCTGCGGTTTATTGAGAGCGGAGTATTTATTGATTTCATGGGACGCATTGGCGTGCTGTTCCTGTTATTCTATCTCGGGCTGGAGTTTTCCGTCAGCCGGCTGCTGAAGTCGGGCAAATCGATTGTCGTCGGCGGACTATGCTACATCGGGATTAATTTCGTCTCGGGTCTGCTGCTCGGATGGCTGATGGGCTTCCCGCTCAAAGAGACCATGGTTATCTGCGGGATCATGACGAGCTCTTCCACCGCCATCGTGGCGAAGGTCCTCGTCGACCTGAAGCGGACGGCGAACCCCGAGACCGAAATTATTATGGGCATGATTATGTTCGATGATCTATTCATCGCCGTGCATATTTCGATATTGTCCGGGCTGGTGCTGAGCGGAGACAGCTCATTCTGGAGCGTGCTCCTGACATCGCTGTCGGCTTTGATCTTCATTCTGCTCTTCCTGTTCATCGGACGAAGGTTCATTCCTTTTATCGATAAAGGCCTCAATATCAAGTCGGCGGAGCTCTTCCTGCTTGTTATCATCTCGGCGCTGTTCCTGACGGCAGGCTTCTCGGAGACCTTCCATGTCGCGGAGGCCATCGGGGCCTTGATGGTCGGCATGGTGCTGGCGGAATCGAGCCATGTGAAGCGGATTGAGCATTATATTTTGCCGTTCCGCGATCTGTTCGGCGCGATCTTCTTCTTCAGCTTCGGCTTGACGATTGACCCGACCTCGCTGTTCGGAGCGGTATGGGTCGCTTTGCTCGGGGTTCTGCTTACGATTCTCGGAAATATGCTGTCCGGCTATATCGCGGGGCGCGTGGCCGGCATTTCCGGGCGGGCATCGATGAACATCGGCTTTACGCTCGTATCCAGGGGCGAATTCTCAATCATTATGGCCAATATCGGGAAAATGGGCGGTCTGCTGCCCGTCGTTCAGTCGTTCGCCGTACTGTATGTGCTCATATTGGCTGTCTTGGGCCCGTTACTGACCAAGGAGTCAGAGCGAATATACGGATTGTTCGGCAAGCCGCGGCAGCGGCAGAAGCCCAAGCCGAAGCAGCAGCATAAGGAAATGTGA
- the argB gene encoding acetylglutamate kinase translates to MHTLSEEQGTGTKRFVRTERFVMKCGGSTLAALPDTFYQQLTQLQAEGTMPVIVHGGGPAISAMLDKLGIESEFVGGLRKTDEAVLDVVEMVLAGQINKQIVRRLTGTGARAVGLSGTDGGLIQARPVANQAEVGYVGDVTQVNAGLVEALISRQYMPVIAPIGLDGGGQRYNINADTAAGAVAAHLGVERLIVITDVPGIMKMNDGARTVLPVVTTAEIEAMIGSGEIYGGMIPKVRAAMQSMAGGVREVVIADGAEPGILRRLMSGENIGTRIVQEEDEEGVQ, encoded by the coding sequence TTGCACACGTTGTCTGAGGAGCAGGGAACCGGGACGAAGCGCTTCGTACGGACGGAACGGTTCGTCATGAAATGCGGAGGCAGCACCCTGGCGGCGCTGCCCGATACCTTTTATCAGCAGCTGACGCAGCTGCAGGCGGAAGGCACGATGCCGGTCATCGTGCACGGCGGCGGTCCGGCCATATCGGCGATGCTCGACAAGCTCGGCATCGAGAGCGAGTTCGTAGGCGGACTGCGCAAGACGGACGAGGCCGTGCTGGACGTCGTGGAAATGGTGCTGGCCGGACAGATCAACAAGCAGATTGTCCGGCGCTTGACCGGGACGGGCGCGCGTGCGGTCGGCCTGTCGGGAACGGACGGCGGGCTCATCCAGGCCCGGCCGGTCGCCAATCAGGCGGAAGTCGGCTACGTCGGCGACGTGACACAGGTGAACGCCGGGCTCGTGGAGGCGCTGATCAGCCGGCAGTATATGCCGGTCATCGCGCCGATCGGACTCGATGGAGGCGGACAGCGCTACAACATTAACGCGGACACAGCGGCCGGCGCAGTCGCCGCGCATCTCGGCGTGGAGCGGCTCATCGTCATTACCGATGTGCCTGGAATTATGAAGATGAACGACGGCGCCCGCACCGTCCTCCCCGTCGTCACGACCGCGGAGATCGAGGCGATGATCGGGAGCGGGGAGATTTACGGCGGGATGATTCCGAAGGTGCGGGCCGCGATGCAGTCTATGGCGGGCGGCGTGAGGGAAGTCGTCATCGCGGACGGAGCGGAGCCCGGAATATTGCGCCGGCTGATGAGCGGCGAAAACATCGGCACGCGAATCGTGCAGGAAGAGGATGAGGAGGGAGTACAGTGA
- a CDS encoding argininosuccinate synthase: MEKIKIVLAYSGGLDTSVILTWLKETYDAEIIAFTADVGQKEELDGLEAKAIATGASKVYIDDLQEEFARDFIYPMFQAGALYEGQYLLGTSIARPLIAKRMVEIARKEGAKFIAHGATGKGNDQVRFELAVASLAPDIEVIAPWRSEEFRAQFPGRAEMIAYAEKHGIPVQASAAKPYSTDRNLLHISFESGMLEDPWFDAAADSNKEMYVLSAAPEDAPDEAEYVELTFEQGNCVAVNGERLTPLQVMNKLNELGGKHGIGRVDMVENRFVGMKSRGVYETPGGTILFTAHRKMESLTMDREVMHLRDSLIPKYSSIVYNGFWFAPERLAIQALVDESQKHVTGTVRLKLYKGNVIGAGVQSPLSLYNPDIATMEADPTQAYDQNDATGFIHLNALRLKVASGVHGASVHGAKLEQ, from the coding sequence GTGGAAAAGATCAAAATCGTATTGGCGTATTCGGGCGGCCTCGATACGTCGGTCATTTTAACCTGGCTAAAAGAAACCTATGACGCCGAAATTATCGCTTTCACCGCGGATGTGGGCCAAAAGGAAGAGCTGGACGGCCTCGAAGCGAAAGCGATCGCGACCGGCGCATCCAAAGTATATATCGATGATCTCCAGGAGGAGTTCGCTCGCGATTTCATCTATCCGATGTTCCAGGCGGGCGCCCTGTATGAAGGCCAATATTTGCTCGGCACGAGCATCGCGCGTCCGCTGATTGCGAAGCGCATGGTCGAGATTGCCCGCAAGGAAGGGGCCAAATTCATCGCGCACGGCGCGACGGGCAAAGGCAATGACCAGGTGCGCTTCGAACTGGCGGTCGCTTCGCTGGCGCCGGACATCGAAGTCATCGCCCCATGGCGCTCCGAAGAATTCCGGGCCCAATTCCCGGGCCGGGCCGAGATGATCGCCTATGCGGAGAAGCATGGCATTCCGGTCCAGGCATCGGCGGCGAAGCCGTACTCGACCGACCGCAATCTGCTTCATATCAGCTTCGAGAGCGGCATGCTGGAGGATCCGTGGTTCGACGCGGCTGCCGACAGCAACAAGGAAATGTACGTGCTGAGCGCGGCCCCGGAAGATGCGCCGGATGAAGCCGAGTACGTCGAATTGACGTTCGAGCAGGGGAATTGCGTCGCGGTCAACGGCGAACGCCTGACGCCGCTGCAGGTGATGAACAAGCTGAATGAGCTTGGGGGCAAGCACGGCATCGGCCGCGTCGACATGGTCGAGAACCGCTTCGTGGGCATGAAGAGCCGGGGCGTGTACGAGACGCCGGGCGGCACGATTCTGTTCACCGCTCACCGGAAAATGGAGTCGCTCACGATGGACCGCGAAGTGATGCATCTGCGGGACTCGCTTATTCCGAAATATAGTTCGATTGTGTACAACGGCTTCTGGTTCGCGCCAGAGCGCCTGGCGATCCAAGCGCTTGTGGACGAGAGCCAAAAGCATGTTACGGGCACGGTCCGTCTGAAGCTGTATAAAGGCAATGTCATCGGCGCCGGCGTGCAGAGCCCGTTGAGCCTGTACAATCCGGATATCGCGACGATGGAAGCCGATCCGACTCAGGCTTACGATCAAAATGACGCGACCGGTTTCATTCATCTGAACGCGCTGCGGCTGAAGGTCGCATCCGGTGTTCACGGCGCGAGCGTGCACGGAGCGAAGCTGGAGCAGTAG
- the argJ gene encoding bifunctional glutamate N-acetyltransferase/amino-acid acetyltransferase ArgJ has protein sequence MKNTETLLTATEAPFHAIPGSVTTPLGFRAGGLHCGLKKTDRNDLGAIVCDVAATAAAVYTTNAFQAAPLAVTRASLAEAGTLRAVLVNSGNANACTGKQGEADAYRMRSGFAGQLGVAPHEVAVASTGVIGEPLKMDCVERGMAALPARLTAEADGAEQFAQAILTTDLVKKEACAAVTVNGKTVTVAGAAKGSGMIHPNMATMLGFVTTDAAVERSALERLLRQTTDVTFNMITVDGDTSTNDMLLAMASGLAGNEPLQEGHPDWASFASAFRYICGQLAQAIARDGEGATKLIEVSVTGAATDDAARAIAKSIIGSSLVKSAAFGADANWGRIIAAVGYSGQPVNIDTVDIHIGPIEVLKQSTPVPFDEEAALDYLKGDTVHIQVGLHMGSGEATAWGCDLTYDYVRINAAYRT, from the coding sequence ATGAAAAATACAGAAACCTTGCTTACCGCCACTGAGGCGCCTTTTCACGCAATTCCCGGTTCGGTCACGACGCCGCTTGGCTTTCGTGCCGGGGGCCTGCATTGCGGACTGAAAAAAACCGATCGCAATGATCTCGGCGCCATCGTATGCGACGTGGCGGCGACGGCGGCGGCGGTCTACACGACGAACGCCTTCCAGGCGGCCCCGCTGGCCGTAACGCGCGCCAGCCTGGCGGAAGCCGGCACGCTGCGCGCCGTGCTCGTCAACAGCGGCAACGCCAACGCCTGCACCGGCAAGCAGGGCGAGGCGGACGCATACCGCATGCGCAGCGGCTTTGCCGGGCAGTTGGGCGTCGCGCCGCATGAGGTGGCGGTCGCTTCGACCGGGGTCATCGGCGAGCCGCTGAAGATGGATTGCGTCGAGCGGGGCATGGCGGCTTTGCCTGCCCGGCTGACGGCGGAGGCGGACGGCGCCGAGCAATTCGCGCAGGCGATTCTGACGACGGATCTCGTGAAGAAGGAAGCCTGCGCGGCGGTAACCGTGAACGGCAAGACGGTTACCGTCGCCGGCGCGGCCAAAGGCTCCGGCATGATTCATCCGAATATGGCGACGATGCTCGGCTTCGTAACGACCGACGCGGCGGTTGAGCGCTCCGCGCTGGAACGGCTGCTGCGGCAGACGACCGACGTGACGTTCAATATGATTACGGTGGACGGCGACACGAGCACGAATGATATGCTGCTCGCGATGGCCAGCGGCTTGGCGGGCAATGAACCGCTGCAAGAAGGCCATCCGGACTGGGCGTCGTTCGCCTCCGCCTTCCGCTATATCTGCGGCCAGCTGGCGCAGGCGATTGCCCGCGACGGTGAAGGCGCGACGAAGCTCATCGAGGTGAGCGTCACCGGCGCGGCGACCGATGACGCGGCCCGGGCGATTGCGAAGTCGATTATCGGCTCCAGCCTCGTCAAGTCCGCCGCTTTCGGGGCGGATGCGAACTGGGGGCGGATTATCGCGGCGGTCGGTTATTCGGGCCAGCCGGTGAACATCGACACCGTCGATATTCATATCGGGCCCATCGAGGTGCTGAAGCAATCGACGCCGGTGCCGTTCGATGAAGAGGCGGCGCTGGACTATTTGAAGGGCGATACGGTGCATATCCAGGTCGGCCTGCATATGGGCAGCGGCGAAGCGACGGCATGGGGCTGCGACCTCACCTATGATTATGTCCGCATCAATGCGGCCTACCGGACGTAG
- the argF gene encoding ornithine carbamoyltransferase gives MTLTEAKIDLRGRDFIALADYTKEELEYLIDLAIELKRKQKAGEAYRPLAGKTLGMIFEKSSTRTRVSFEVGMYQLGGHALFLSKNDLQLGRGETISDTAQVMSRYLDGIMIRTFAHRTVIDLARSATIPVINGLTDMSHPCQVLADYQTVLEHKGRLAGLKVAYIGDGNNMAHSLMMGAAKLGVNMAVASPEGYAPDANVIAQCEEQSGLTGAELLITQDPAEAVADADVIYTDVWASMGFEEEQKMREQAFKNFQVNEELVRYAKPDYIFMHCLPAHRGEEVSAGVIDGGNSVIFDEAENRLHAQKAILAALMG, from the coding sequence ATGACTTTGACAGAGGCGAAGATTGATTTGCGCGGTCGCGATTTCATCGCGCTGGCCGATTATACGAAGGAAGAGCTTGAATACCTAATCGATTTGGCGATCGAACTGAAGCGCAAGCAGAAGGCGGGCGAGGCGTACCGGCCGCTGGCGGGGAAGACGCTTGGCATGATTTTCGAGAAGTCGTCCACCCGGACTCGCGTCTCCTTCGAGGTGGGCATGTACCAGTTGGGCGGGCATGCGCTCTTTTTGAGCAAAAACGATCTCCAGCTAGGACGCGGAGAGACGATCTCGGATACGGCGCAGGTGATGTCCCGCTACTTGGACGGCATCATGATTCGGACGTTCGCCCATCGCACGGTCATTGACCTGGCGCGCAGCGCGACGATTCCGGTCATCAACGGACTGACGGATATGAGCCATCCGTGCCAGGTTCTGGCCGACTACCAGACGGTTCTCGAACATAAAGGCCGTCTGGCCGGCTTGAAGGTCGCTTATATCGGCGACGGCAACAATATGGCGCACTCGCTTATGATGGGCGCCGCGAAGCTTGGCGTCAACATGGCGGTCGCTTCGCCGGAAGGCTATGCGCCGGATGCGAATGTCATTGCCCAATGCGAGGAGCAGTCGGGCCTGACCGGAGCGGAACTCCTTATCACCCAGGATCCCGCCGAAGCGGTTGCGGATGCGGATGTCATTTACACGGATGTGTGGGCAAGCATGGGCTTCGAGGAAGAGCAGAAGATGCGGGAGCAAGCGTTCAAAAACTTCCAGGTGAACGAGGAACTCGTGCGCTATGCGAAGCCGGATTACATCTTCATGCACTGCCTGCCGGCGCATCGCGGCGAAGAGGTAAGCGCGGGCGTCATTGACGGCGGCAATTCGGTTATTTTCGACGAGGCGGAAAATCGCCTCCATGCACAGAAGGCCATCTTGGCGGCTTTGATGGGATAA
- the argH gene encoding argininosuccinate lyase, with translation MSKLWGGRFTKQTNELVEQYTASISFDKLMAEEDIQGSLAHVAMLGRCGILPQDDVETIKDGLNQVLDRIRNGEMEYSVSDEDIHMNIEKALMEIVGPVGGKLHTGRSRNDQVATDMHLYLRKHVVSFAGLLADLQNALIKQAKENIGTIVPGYTHLQRAQPILFAHHLMAYVSMFERDIERLIDSYKRINALPLGAGALAGTTFAIDRHLVAEQLGFDRVYENSLDAVSDRDFIVEFLSNASLIMMHLSRLCEELVLWSSTEFQFIELDDAFCTGSSIMPQKKNPDVAELVRGKTGRVYGHLVGMLTVLKALPLAYNKDMQEDKEGMFDTVETLDGALRLFVPMIGTMKVNRGRMADAVRQDFSNATDIADFLVNKGLPFRQAHEVIGKTVLYCIERNKFLLDLTLEEFQQFSPLFDERIYTVLQPENVVNARNVYGGTATGQVQAAIARAEQAAAKTAAWVQEKQQPNA, from the coding sequence GTGAGCAAATTATGGGGCGGCCGGTTCACGAAGCAGACGAACGAGTTGGTGGAACAATACACGGCCTCGATCTCATTTGACAAATTGATGGCAGAAGAAGATATTCAGGGCAGTCTCGCGCATGTCGCCATGCTGGGCCGCTGCGGAATTTTGCCGCAGGACGATGTCGAGACCATCAAGGACGGATTGAATCAAGTTTTGGACCGGATTCGGAACGGCGAGATGGAGTATTCCGTATCCGATGAAGATATCCATATGAATATCGAAAAAGCGCTGATGGAAATCGTCGGCCCGGTTGGCGGAAAGCTCCATACGGGACGGAGCCGCAACGATCAGGTGGCAACCGATATGCATTTGTACTTGCGCAAGCATGTCGTCTCCTTCGCCGGCTTGCTGGCGGACCTGCAGAACGCGCTTATCAAGCAGGCCAAGGAAAATATCGGGACAATCGTGCCGGGCTATACGCATTTACAGCGGGCGCAGCCGATCCTGTTCGCCCATCATCTCATGGCGTACGTATCCATGTTCGAGCGCGATATCGAGCGGCTTATCGACAGCTACAAGCGGATCAATGCGCTGCCGCTCGGCGCCGGCGCCTTGGCGGGAACGACCTTCGCCATCGACCGGCATCTGGTCGCCGAGCAGCTCGGCTTCGACCGCGTCTACGAGAACAGCCTCGACGCGGTGAGCGACCGCGACTTTATCGTCGAGTTCCTCTCGAACGCGTCGCTCATCATGATGCACCTGTCCCGCCTCTGCGAGGAGTTGGTGCTCTGGTCGAGCACCGAGTTCCAGTTCATCGAGCTGGACGACGCGTTCTGCACGGGCTCGAGCATCATGCCGCAGAAGAAAAATCCGGATGTGGCCGAGCTCGTGAGGGGCAAGACCGGACGCGTGTACGGGCATCTCGTCGGCATGCTGACGGTGCTCAAGGCGCTGCCGCTCGCGTACAACAAAGACATGCAGGAAGACAAGGAGGGCATGTTCGATACGGTCGAGACGCTCGATGGAGCGCTGCGCCTGTTCGTGCCGATGATCGGCACGATGAAGGTCAACCGCGGCCGGATGGCCGATGCGGTCCGCCAGGATTTCTCCAACGCGACCGACATCGCCGACTTCCTCGTGAACAAAGGCTTGCCGTTCCGGCAGGCGCATGAAGTGATCGGCAAGACGGTGCTCTACTGCATCGAGCGGAACAAGTTCTTGCTCGATCTGACGCTGGAAGAATTCCAGCAATTCTCCCCGCTGTTCGACGAGCGCATCTATACGGTGCTCCAGCCGGAGAACGTGGTCAACGCCCGCAACGTCTACGGAGGGACCGCGACCGGACAAGTGCAGGCGGCGATCGCCCGCGCCGAGCAAGCAGCGGCGAAGACGGCGGCCTGGGTGCAGGAAAAGCAGCAGCCAAATGCGTAA
- a CDS encoding acetylornithine transaminase, whose protein sequence is MTQADHVTPSLLPTYARYPITLVKGSGSRLWDDRGHSYLDFMSGIAVANLGHVPERVKARVQEQLDTLWHVSNLFRIPQQEQAAEWLTNHTCADAVFFCNSGAEANEAAIKLARRYHAKVAKSGRYEIITFQQSFHGRTLATLTATGQDKVKEGFRPLPEGFRYVPFNDIDSLRAAVNDKTAAIMLEIVQAEGGVHTIKAAFAQEVAKLCAEHGLLLLIDEVQTGMGRTGALFAHEHYGLEPDIFTVAKGLGSGFPVGAMLAKEHLREAFGPGSHGSTFGGNPLAMSAVIGTMETMIEQKVAQRAGERGAYLLNSLKVKLSDVPVVQDVRGLGLIIGIECGEPAADIVEAARAAGLLVITAGPNVVRLLPNLLVTTEEIDEAVSILHQVLEARSQAKAIV, encoded by the coding sequence GTGACACAGGCGGACCATGTAACACCATCATTATTGCCAACCTATGCGCGCTATCCAATCACTCTCGTGAAAGGAAGCGGCAGCCGATTATGGGATGATCGGGGCCACTCGTATTTGGACTTCATGAGCGGCATCGCTGTCGCGAACCTCGGGCATGTGCCGGAGCGGGTCAAGGCGCGCGTGCAGGAGCAATTGGATACGCTCTGGCACGTCTCCAACCTGTTCCGCATTCCGCAGCAGGAGCAGGCAGCCGAATGGCTGACGAATCATACATGCGCGGACGCGGTTTTCTTTTGCAATAGCGGAGCGGAGGCGAACGAGGCCGCCATCAAGCTGGCCCGCCGCTATCACGCCAAGGTGGCGAAGAGCGGACGCTACGAGATCATTACGTTCCAGCAGTCGTTCCACGGCCGGACGCTGGCGACGCTGACGGCGACGGGGCAGGATAAGGTGAAGGAAGGCTTCCGCCCGCTGCCGGAAGGCTTCCGCTATGTGCCGTTCAACGATATCGACAGCTTGCGGGCGGCCGTGAACGATAAGACAGCCGCTATCATGCTGGAGATCGTGCAGGCCGAAGGCGGCGTGCACACGATTAAGGCCGCCTTCGCCCAGGAAGTGGCGAAGCTGTGCGCCGAGCATGGGCTGCTGCTGCTTATCGACGAGGTACAGACCGGCATGGGCCGCACGGGAGCGCTGTTCGCGCACGAGCATTACGGGCTTGAGCCCGACATATTCACCGTGGCGAAGGGACTGGGCAGCGGATTCCCGGTTGGAGCGATGCTTGCCAAGGAGCATCTGCGCGAAGCATTTGGTCCCGGCAGCCACGGATCGACCTTCGGCGGCAACCCGCTCGCGATGTCCGCGGTCATCGGCACGATGGAGACGATGATCGAGCAGAAGGTCGCGCAGCGGGCCGGAGAGCGCGGAGCGTATCTGCTGAACTCGCTGAAGGTGAAGCTGAGCGACGTCCCGGTCGTACAGGATGTCCGCGGCTTGGGGCTCATCATCGGCATCGAATGCGGCGAGCCGGCTGCGGACATCGTGGAAGCCGCAAGGGCCGCCGGATTGCTCGTCATTACGGCCGGTCCGAACGTCGTCCGGCTGCTGCCGAACCTGCTGGTCACGACGGAGGAGATCGATGAGGCGGTCTCGATTCTGCACCAAGTGCTGGAGGCGCGTTCGCAGGCCAAGGCGATCGTATAA
- a CDS encoding KamA family radical SAM protein, protein MPMPKYVTDIEKITQIPETERKRLKQITEKFVFRVNDYYLNLIDWNDPDDPIRKLVIPNTGELQEYGRWDASDEDTNYVVPGCQHKYGTTALLIVSEVCGAYCRYCFRKRLFRNDVKEAMSDVNPGLAYIAEHPEINNVLLTGGDSLILATPKLRMILERLRAIPHVQIIRLGSKMPVFNPMRIYEDNALLETIREFSSADKRIYVMAHVNHPREITAEAKRGFEALHQAGAIVVNQTPVLRGINDNADVLGELLDKLSWAGVTPYYFFINRPVAGNSEFVLPLKEVYRLVEEAKAKTSGLGKRVRLSMSHTSGKIEILAIENGKAYLKYHQSRDNHYGRFMVLDCPDDAAWFDDLPGNERFWTPPVKKIEDVVSVNALPDMPQRRTKRDA, encoded by the coding sequence ATGCCTATGCCGAAGTACGTTACCGACATCGAGAAGATCACGCAGATACCCGAGACGGAGAGGAAACGGCTAAAGCAAATCACGGAAAAGTTCGTATTTCGTGTAAATGACTATTATTTGAACCTCATTGATTGGAACGACCCCGATGACCCTATTCGGAAGCTAGTGATTCCGAACACGGGTGAACTTCAGGAGTACGGCCGTTGGGATGCCTCGGATGAGGACACCAACTATGTCGTCCCCGGCTGCCAGCACAAGTATGGCACTACCGCCTTGTTAATTGTGTCGGAGGTATGCGGCGCCTATTGCCGATACTGCTTCCGCAAGCGCCTCTTCCGCAACGATGTCAAAGAAGCTATGTCCGATGTCAATCCCGGCTTGGCCTATATCGCCGAGCACCCCGAGATCAACAATGTCCTGTTAACCGGCGGGGATAGCCTCATCCTCGCGACGCCGAAGCTGAGAATGATTCTGGAACGTCTTCGCGCCATCCCGCATGTACAGATCATTCGCCTCGGATCCAAAATGCCTGTATTCAATCCGATGCGAATCTATGAAGACAACGCGCTGCTGGAGACGATCCGTGAGTTCTCCTCGGCCGACAAGCGCATCTATGTCATGGCTCATGTTAATCACCCGCGCGAGATTACAGCCGAAGCGAAGCGGGGCTTCGAAGCGCTCCATCAGGCCGGCGCCATCGTCGTCAATCAGACGCCCGTCCTCCGCGGCATCAATGATAATGCCGATGTGCTCGGCGAGCTTCTCGACAAGCTGTCCTGGGCAGGCGTGACGCCATATTATTTCTTCATCAATCGCCCGGTAGCGGGGAATAGCGAATTCGTGCTTCCGTTGAAGGAGGTGTACCGCCTGGTGGAGGAGGCGAAGGCGAAGACATCCGGCTTAGGGAAGCGGGTCCGCCTCTCGATGAGCCATACGTCAGGGAAGATCGAGATTCTGGCGATCGAAAACGGCAAGGCCTATCTGAAATATCACCAGTCCCGAGACAACCATTACGGGCGCTTCATGGTTCTGGATTGTCCGGATGACGCGGCCTGGTTCGATGATTTGCCGGGCAACGAGCGGTTCTGGACGCCGCCGGTGAAGAAGATTGAGGATGTCGTGTCTGTCAATGCGCTGCCGGATATGCCGCAGCGTCGAACGAAGAGGGATGCGTAA